A genome region from Mesorhizobium sp. WSM2240 includes the following:
- a CDS encoding carbohydrate kinase family protein, which translates to MGNVNVDLVLGPVDGWPAIGTEIEVERAEIRPGGSAGNTALALTGLREPHRLIASTGDDPNGVWLRGEFDPANCDWIDDPGMTTTTVGIVHKGGDRAFFTTPGHLQRATPEALLDGVPAPPRPGSVAILSGNLLMPLIRDATTQILVGLRARGWATAIDPGWPPQGWNSSLRQRFGEWLALTDHALFNEEEVAALADGNSIGDVASLLPSDGTLIVKQGASGTLAFQGGVETHVPAPAVEVVDTVGAGDAFNAGYLVGVVRGRSVAKAQALGVAVASRAVSTSPRSYSMAT; encoded by the coding sequence TTGGGCAACGTCAATGTCGACCTCGTGCTCGGGCCGGTGGACGGCTGGCCCGCGATCGGCACCGAAATCGAGGTCGAGCGCGCCGAGATACGCCCCGGCGGCTCCGCTGGCAACACCGCCCTGGCGTTGACCGGCCTGCGCGAACCGCACCGGCTGATCGCCTCGACCGGCGACGACCCGAACGGCGTCTGGCTACGCGGCGAGTTCGATCCCGCCAATTGCGACTGGATCGATGATCCGGGAATGACCACGACGACCGTCGGTATCGTCCACAAGGGCGGCGACCGGGCCTTCTTCACCACGCCGGGCCACCTACAGCGGGCGACGCCCGAGGCGCTGCTTGACGGCGTGCCTGCCCCGCCGCGGCCGGGCTCCGTCGCCATCCTCTCCGGCAACCTGCTGATGCCACTGATCCGCGACGCCACCACGCAGATCCTGGTCGGGTTGCGCGCGCGCGGTTGGGCGACCGCGATCGACCCCGGCTGGCCACCGCAAGGCTGGAACTCCTCGCTGCGGCAGCGGTTTGGTGAATGGCTCGCGCTCACGGATCATGCGCTGTTCAACGAGGAGGAAGTTGCCGCGCTCGCCGATGGAAACAGCATCGGCGATGTCGCATCCCTGCTGCCGTCTGACGGGACTCTGATCGTCAAGCAAGGCGCGTCGGGCACGCTGGCGTTCCAGGGCGGTGTGGAAACGCATGTGCCCGCCCCCGCCGTCGAGGTTGTTGACACCGTCGGCGCCGGAGACGCCTTCAACGCCGGCTACCTCGTCGGCGTGGTCCGCGGCCGGTCCGTGGCTAAAGCTCAGGCCCTTGGTGTGGCGGTCGCCTCGCGCGCAGTCTCGACGAGCCCCCGTAGCTATAGCATGGCCACGTAG